From the Candidatus Margulisiibacteriota bacterium genome, one window contains:
- the lgt gene encoding prolipoprotein diacylglyceryl transferase, whose product MQPVFLDLGFVQIRYYGLMYAIALLAGIKLILAEVKRRRLNGTEDQILNIILGAFVGAILGARIYYVLFNLPLYRGDFWEIFAVWHGGLAIHGGICGGVLAGYLLCRFYKIAPWKFADCAAPAILLGQAIGRFGNLMNGDAHGRPTSLPWGLVFPAGTPAGDEFPNLPLHPTMLYEMILNFLFFLVLFRLQKKDYKDGYIFCLYLIFYSAARFVVSFFRADDLYFLGCNLPHLVSLVLIAVCGYIIWHYKLYRA is encoded by the coding sequence ATGCAGCCAGTTTTTTTAGATTTAGGTTTCGTGCAAATCCGCTATTATGGTTTGATGTATGCCATTGCTTTGCTGGCTGGCATTAAATTGATCCTGGCGGAGGTCAAGCGCCGCCGGCTCAACGGCACGGAAGACCAGATCTTGAATATTATTCTGGGCGCTTTCGTCGGCGCAATTTTGGGCGCGCGGATTTACTATGTACTCTTTAATCTGCCGCTTTACCGCGGCGATTTTTGGGAAATATTTGCTGTATGGCACGGCGGACTGGCTATACACGGCGGCATTTGCGGCGGCGTTTTGGCCGGTTATCTGCTTTGCCGGTTTTATAAGATCGCGCCCTGGAAATTTGCCGATTGCGCGGCGCCGGCCATTTTACTCGGTCAGGCGATCGGCCGTTTCGGCAATCTAATGAACGGCGACGCGCATGGCCGGCCGACCAGTCTGCCGTGGGGGCTGGTTTTTCCAGCTGGCACTCCGGCCGGCGACGAGTTTCCCAATCTGCCGCTGCACCCGACGATGCTTTACGAAATGATCTTGAATTTTCTCTTTTTTCTAGTTCTGTTCCGGTTGCAAAAAAAAGATTATAAAGACGGTTATATTTTTTGCCTGTATTTGATCTTTTATTCCGCGGCGCGTTTCGTCGTGTCATTTTTCCGCGCGGACGATCTGTATTTTCTGGGCTGCAATCTGCCCCATCTGGTCAGTCTTGTTTTAATCGCGGTTTGTGGTTATATTATTTGGCATTATAAATTATACAGGGCTTAA
- a CDS encoding DUF4172 domain-containing protein: MRRYIWQNKNWQNFAPAGPELAELVARARFLQGQLLGKISSLTLRLQTEAQGELLLAETLQTAKIEGMELNVESARSSVAARLGLPQGFGRPIDRSVDGLVEVLLDAVRQHARPLTLARLNGWHAALFPTGFSGLRRISAGAPRRGDMQVVSGYLGQEKIHYEAPPAGQARQDLAVFLQWFKQNRRPTDGLLRAADAHLKFITVHPYDDGNGRLARAITDMAMAQDEKTALRAYSLSAQIMRERRAYYQILETVQRGGQSIDTWRGWFITMFSNALRNSQEIISAAFRKAAFWHTIQDCALNSRQHKVIQKILDLGEFEGGLSTRKYAAMTKTSTATAAREIAYLYRQKILKQFGQGRSVRYELNLPPI; the protein is encoded by the coding sequence ATGCGCCGGTACATTTGGCAAAATAAAAATTGGCAAAACTTTGCGCCGGCCGGCCCGGAACTGGCCGAGTTGGTGGCGCGCGCCCGGTTTTTGCAAGGGCAATTGCTGGGTAAAATATCCTCTCTAACTCTGCGTCTACAAACTGAAGCGCAGGGTGAGCTGCTGCTGGCTGAAACTTTACAAACTGCCAAAATCGAAGGAATGGAATTGAATGTCGAGTCCGCGCGCTCGTCCGTAGCGGCCAGGCTTGGTCTGCCGCAGGGATTTGGCCGGCCTATAGACCGCAGTGTCGACGGGCTGGTGGAGGTCTTGCTGGACGCCGTGCGGCAGCACGCGCGGCCGCTGACTCTGGCCAGACTGAACGGCTGGCACGCGGCTCTTTTCCCCACGGGGTTTTCCGGTCTGCGCCGGATTTCCGCTGGCGCGCCACGGCGGGGCGACATGCAGGTCGTGTCCGGTTATCTGGGGCAGGAAAAAATCCATTACGAAGCGCCGCCGGCCGGCCAAGCGCGCCAAGATCTGGCTGTTTTTTTGCAATGGTTTAAGCAAAACCGCAGGCCCACAGACGGCCTGCTGCGCGCAGCTGACGCGCATCTTAAATTCATAACCGTTCACCCTTACGACGACGGCAACGGCCGGCTGGCGCGCGCGATCACCGATATGGCTATGGCGCAGGACGAAAAAACCGCTTTGCGTGCTTACAGCCTGTCCGCGCAGATCATGCGCGAGCGTCGGGCCTACTATCAAATCCTGGAAACCGTTCAGCGCGGCGGGCAATCCATAGACACGTGGCGCGGGTGGTTCATCACCATGTTCAGCAACGCCCTGCGTAATTCACAGGAAATAATTTCCGCCGCTTTTCGCAAGGCCGCTTTTTGGCACACAATCCAGGATTGCGCGCTCAACAGCCGGCAGCACAAAGTCATTCAAAAAATACTGGACTTAGGAGAATTTGAAGGCGGCTTGTCCACGCGCAAATACGCGGCCATGACCAAGACCAGCACAGCCACCGCCGCCCGCGAGATCGCCTATCTTTACCGCCAGAAAATATTAAAACAATTCGGCCAGGGCCGCAGCGTGCGCTATGAATTAAATCTGCCGCCGATCTAA
- a CDS encoding branched-chain amino acid aminotransferase, whose translation MITTKLQISIRELDKAKLKKPPSAGQKLLFGKEFSDRMFTLKYTAVKGWHDAEIRQYENLSLSPAALVLHYAPEVFEGLKAYRQPDGGVALFRPRDNFQRLNISAERVCLPALDSDFALSALTELVRLEQNWVPSDPDASLYVRPTLIGVDPYVGLKAPEEALFYIILSPVGAYYAHGFEPVSILIEDAYVRAVRGGLGVAKTGANYSASILAGQLAKKKGFDQVLWLDGVERRYVEEVGSMNIFFVYGEKLVTSALNGSILPGITRDSVIKLSRSWGLEVVEDRLDIQQIISDITSGKITEVFGSGTAAVVSPVGALCREDQEYAVGGDKTKVGALTQKLYDNLTGIQYGKIPDPFGWLVKVL comes from the coding sequence ATGATTACCACTAAGCTGCAAATCTCCATCCGTGAGCTGGACAAAGCTAAGTTAAAAAAGCCGCCTTCCGCTGGACAAAAATTGCTTTTCGGCAAAGAATTTTCCGATCGAATGTTTACACTGAAATACACGGCGGTCAAGGGCTGGCATGACGCGGAGATCCGCCAGTACGAAAATCTTTCCCTGTCGCCGGCGGCGCTGGTTCTGCATTACGCGCCGGAGGTTTTCGAGGGGCTGAAAGCTTACCGTCAACCGGACGGAGGCGTGGCGCTGTTCCGTCCGCGTGACAATTTTCAGCGGCTGAACATTTCGGCGGAGCGCGTCTGCCTGCCGGCGCTGGACAGCGATTTTGCGCTCTCCGCTCTGACCGAGCTGGTGCGCCTTGAGCAAAATTGGGTGCCCTCAGACCCAGACGCTTCTTTATATGTGCGTCCAACGCTGATCGGCGTTGACCCTTATGTCGGTTTGAAGGCGCCGGAAGAAGCGCTCTTCTATATTATCCTGTCGCCGGTGGGGGCTTATTACGCGCACGGTTTTGAGCCGGTGTCGATCCTGATCGAGGATGCATACGTGCGGGCGGTGCGCGGCGGTTTGGGCGTGGCCAAGACCGGCGCCAATTATTCCGCGTCGATACTGGCCGGGCAACTGGCCAAGAAAAAAGGTTTCGATCAGGTGCTCTGGCTCGACGGCGTCGAACGGCGTTATGTCGAGGAAGTCGGCTCGATGAATATCTTTTTTGTTTACGGCGAGAAGCTCGTCACTTCCGCGCTCAACGGCTCTATCCTGCCGGGCATTACACGCGACTCGGTCATTAAATTGAGCCGGAGCTGGGGACTGGAAGTCGTGGAAGATCGGCTGGATATTCAGCAAATAATTTCCGACATCACTTCCGGCAAAATCACAGAAGTTTTCGGCTCGGGTACGGCGGCGGTCGTCTCGCCGGTGGGCGCGCTGTGCCGCGAAGATCAGGAATACGCGGTCGGCGGAGACAAAACTAAAGTCGGCGCGCTGACGCAAAAACTTTATGATAATCTGACCGGCATTCAGTACGGCAAAATTCCCGATCCTTTCGGCTGGCTGGTCAAGGTGCTGTAA
- a CDS encoding helix-turn-helix transcriptional regulator produces the protein MKTAFDKFINNNPQERELFDREYRNFVLSEFVLEKMEQKNLSVRAMAKKSGVSPTVIQKIRGKNAENINYKTFSSVLYTLGYQFTVVPLKQSVLSPKQRKKLVKNFTAP, from the coding sequence ATGAAAACAGCATTTGATAAATTCATAAATAACAATCCGCAGGAACGTGAGTTGTTTGACCGAGAGTATAGAAATTTTGTACTGTCCGAGTTTGTTTTAGAAAAAATGGAGCAAAAAAATCTCTCGGTGCGTGCTATGGCGAAAAAGTCCGGTGTGTCACCGACGGTTATCCAAAAAATCAGGGGCAAAAATGCGGAAAATATTAACTACAAAACCTTTTCCAGTGTTTTATATACACTGGGTTATCAATTTACAGTTGTGCCGTTAAAACAATCTGTCTTGTCCCCAAAACAGCGTAAAAAGCTGGTTAAAAATTTTACAGCACCTTGA
- a CDS encoding helix-turn-helix transcriptional regulator — protein sequence MNLKKTFIRNLKRIRAIAGLSQLKLAELCDVSGNYIGIIESGGRFPSVEMIEKLARVLKVQPYLFFFNGQTEKSAPVIPEKIKLEVIAQLSKIIHKY from the coding sequence ATGAATTTGAAAAAAACTTTTATCCGCAATCTGAAAAGGATCCGCGCCATAGCTGGACTTTCGCAATTAAAACTGGCCGAACTCTGCGACGTTTCCGGCAACTATATCGGCATCATCGAAAGCGGCGGGAGATTTCCTTCTGTGGAAATGATCGAGAAACTGGCACGGGTTTTGAAAGTGCAGCCCTATTTGTTCTTTTTTAATGGACAGACCGAAAAATCCGCGCCGGTCATTCCGGAAAAAATAAAACTGGAAGTCATTGCCCAGCTGAGTAAAATCATTCACAAATACTAA
- a CDS encoding type II toxin-antitoxin system RelE/ParE family toxin, with amino-acid sequence MVENNMGKDNCVVYTGSSFTIEWYYDVNGYSQAYEYFLATAQEQKRKFFVLVKRLAEYGKIFDKTKFRYEGAEIYAFKPQPDRYLAFFRQGRKIIITNAFCKKSNKLPKNEKLRAQKNRTDYLSRF; translated from the coding sequence GTGGTTGAAAATAATATGGGTAAAGATAATTGCGTCGTTTATACAGGCAGCAGCTTTACCATAGAGTGGTATTACGATGTGAACGGGTACAGTCAGGCCTATGAGTATTTTCTGGCAACTGCGCAGGAACAAAAACGCAAATTTTTTGTGTTAGTTAAAAGACTGGCAGAATACGGCAAGATTTTTGATAAAACCAAATTTCGTTATGAAGGCGCTGAAATATACGCTTTTAAACCACAACCAGATCGTTATTTGGCGTTTTTTCGGCAAGGGCGTAAAATTATCATTACAAATGCTTTTTGCAAGAAATCGAATAAGCTGCCAAAAAATGAGAAGTTGCGGGCGCAAAAAAACAGGACGGACTATTTAAGCAGGTTTTAA
- a CDS encoding glycosyl transferase, whose protein sequence is MVSYGYFDDKNKEYVITNPKTPVKWINYIGTLQFGGFVDHTGGALLCKGDPALNRLTKYIPQMPAAEFKGSTLYVRFKTPDDNKSAGRSYKVFSPFFVPTLDKYDLFESHVGLSYQKIISEFYGIRTEVTIFVPNGAAVEIRDITITNKSGRPLEIDAAPVVEYTHFDALKQLTNADWVPQTMTSRLNDQHGFKIVTQYAFMKKDTAVNYLTSNYPISSFETDRKRFLGDNEYGSWAAPLALQNAELSNYEANRGHNIGALLQHLGVLQNGESRRLIVLLGQDESVEKALPVIKKYQDPQNVDAEFKALADFWDKYLATLQIETPDAGFNSMVNVHNPRQCHVTKNWSRDLSYNQLGFGGRGIGYRDSSQDIIGVMAHMPEEGMALLRKILSVQKPDGSAMHQFYASTMEANAGDSREEEGHDWYSDDHLWPIYPVTAYIKETGNTKILDEEITFYDQTRPVEQREKATLFEHLDRAIEFTRAHTGQHGLPLLGFADWNDTVNLKGDAESVFTCCLYGRALLKLIELCEFLQKETYAAKYKKYYAEMKQAFQKSTWDGEWFVRWFEADGAPLGSHKNDGSKLFINAQSWPLLAGFAEPEKAKIALESLRQKLGTKYGVKISWPSYNGFDWRKGGVTTYPPGAKENGGVFLHTNPWVMFAETLMGHGERALEYYNQVNPAAKNDIIEIFEAAPYNYPQNILGDDHTQFGLGRNSWLSGTASWMYTVSTKYILGVIPTYTGLQINPCIPPDWPEFKVTRVYRGVTYRITVKNPEKVSKGVKKILVNGQEIKGLIVPLQQKDTVVEAVLGKGGATDELSQIYWQG, encoded by the coding sequence GTGGTTAGTTACGGCTATTTTGATGATAAAAATAAAGAATACGTGATTACCAATCCCAAAACGCCCGTCAAATGGATCAACTATATCGGCACGTTGCAATTCGGCGGCTTTGTTGACCATACTGGCGGCGCGCTGCTTTGCAAGGGCGATCCCGCGCTTAACCGCCTCACCAAATATATCCCGCAGATGCCGGCCGCGGAATTTAAAGGCTCTACATTGTATGTGCGTTTCAAAACCCCGGACGACAACAAATCCGCGGGGCGAAGTTATAAAGTTTTTTCGCCGTTTTTTGTGCCGACGCTGGATAAATATGATTTGTTTGAGTCGCATGTCGGCTTGAGTTATCAGAAAATCATTTCCGAATTTTACGGTATTCGCACCGAGGTCACAATTTTTGTACCTAACGGCGCTGCGGTGGAGATCCGCGATATCACCATCACCAATAAATCCGGCCGGCCGCTGGAGATCGACGCGGCGCCGGTGGTGGAATACACGCATTTTGACGCGCTGAAACAGCTGACCAACGCGGACTGGGTGCCGCAGACCATGACTTCCCGCCTCAATGACCAGCACGGCTTCAAGATCGTGACGCAGTACGCGTTTATGAAAAAGGACACCGCGGTCAATTATCTGACTTCCAATTATCCGATCTCGTCCTTTGAGACCGACCGCAAAAGATTTTTGGGCGACAATGAATACGGCTCCTGGGCTGCTCCGCTCGCGCTGCAGAACGCCGAGCTGTCCAATTACGAAGCTAACCGTGGCCACAATATCGGCGCGCTGCTGCAGCATCTCGGAGTTTTACAAAACGGCGAGAGCCGGCGGCTGATCGTCCTGCTCGGTCAGGACGAGTCTGTCGAGAAAGCCCTGCCAGTGATAAAAAAATATCAAGACCCCCAAAACGTTGACGCGGAGTTTAAAGCGCTGGCGGATTTTTGGGACAAATATTTGGCAACCCTGCAGATCGAGACTCCCGACGCCGGATTTAACTCTATGGTCAATGTGCACAATCCGCGGCAATGCCACGTGACCAAAAATTGGTCGCGCGATCTGTCTTACAATCAGCTGGGGTTTGGCGGCCGCGGCATCGGCTACCGCGATTCCTCGCAGGACATTATCGGCGTCATGGCGCATATGCCCGAAGAAGGAATGGCGCTGCTGCGCAAAATTTTGAGCGTGCAAAAACCCGACGGTTCGGCCATGCATCAGTTTTACGCTTCCACAATGGAAGCCAACGCCGGCGACAGCCGCGAGGAAGAAGGCCACGACTGGTACTCGGACGATCATCTCTGGCCGATTTATCCGGTGACCGCGTATATTAAAGAGACTGGCAACACCAAAATTCTCGACGAGGAAATTACTTTTTACGACCAGACCAGGCCGGTCGAGCAGCGGGAAAAAGCGACGCTGTTCGAGCATTTAGACCGCGCGATCGAGTTTACGCGCGCACACACCGGACAGCACGGCCTGCCGCTGCTAGGTTTTGCCGACTGGAACGACACGGTCAATCTCAAAGGTGACGCGGAGTCTGTGTTTACCTGCTGCCTGTACGGCCGCGCCCTGCTCAAGCTGATCGAGTTGTGCGAATTTTTGCAAAAGGAAACTTACGCGGCCAAATACAAAAAATATTACGCGGAAATGAAACAGGCTTTTCAAAAATCGACCTGGGACGGCGAGTGGTTTGTGCGCTGGTTCGAGGCGGACGGCGCTCCGCTCGGCTCACACAAAAACGACGGCAGCAAACTTTTTATTAACGCGCAGTCCTGGCCGCTGCTGGCGGGTTTTGCCGAGCCGGAAAAAGCCAAAATCGCGCTGGAAAGCCTGCGTCAAAAACTCGGCACCAAATACGGCGTGAAGATCAGCTGGCCGTCCTACAACGGCTTTGATTGGCGCAAGGGCGGCGTGACCACCTATCCACCGGGCGCGAAAGAGAACGGCGGTGTTTTCCTGCACACCAATCCCTGGGTCATGTTTGCGGAAACGCTTATGGGGCATGGCGAGCGAGCTTTGGAGTATTACAATCAGGTCAACCCGGCTGCTAAAAACGATATTATCGAGATTTTTGAAGCCGCGCCCTACAATTATCCGCAGAATATTTTGGGCGACGATCATACGCAGTTTGGCCTTGGCCGCAACAGCTGGTTGTCCGGCACAGCGTCGTGGATGTACACGGTCAGCACAAAATATATTTTGGGAGTGATCCCGACTTATACCGGCCTGCAGATCAACCCCTGTATACCGCCGGATTGGCCGGAGTTTAAAGTGACCCGTGTTTACCGCGGCGTGACTTATCGCATCACGGTCAAGAATCCTGAAAAAGTCAGCAAAGGCGTAAAGAAAATTTTGGTTAACGGCCAGGAGATCAAAGGACTGATCGTGCCGCTCCAGCAAAAAGATACGGTCGTCGAAGCCGTCTTAGGCAAAGGTGGCGCGACCGACGAGCTGTCCCAAATTTACTGGCAGGGATAA